In one Lolium rigidum isolate FL_2022 chromosome 3, APGP_CSIRO_Lrig_0.1, whole genome shotgun sequence genomic region, the following are encoded:
- the LOC124695959 gene encoding homeobox-leucine zipper protein HOX21-like yields MASNGMASSPSAFFPQNFLLHMQQTPPHHDPQEHHQHHHHHEHQLPPLGPPHHNPFLPSPQCPSLQDFRGMAPMLGKRPGMFDGGCGDEVTGGGGGGGANEDEMSDDGSQLGGEKKRRLNVEQVRTLEKNFELANKLEPERKIQLARALGLQPRQVAIWFQNRRARWKTKQLEKDYDVLKRQFDAVKAENDALLSHNKKLQAEIMGLKGCREAVSAELINLNKETEASCSNRSENSSEINLDISRTPPSDGPMDAPPSHQQQAGNGGGGMIPFYPSVSRAGVDIDQLLHASSVPKMEHHPDTASFGNLLCGVDEPPPFWPWADHQHFN; encoded by the exons ATGGCCAGCAATGGCATGGCGTCCTCCCCCTCCGCCTTCTTCCCTCAGAATTTCCTCCTCCACATGCAGCAAACACCGCCACACCATGACCCCCAAgagcaccaccagcaccaccaccaccatgagcACCAGCTCCCTCCGCTCGGTCCTCCTCACCACAACCCCTTCCTCCCGTCCCCCCAATGCCCCTCCCTGCAAGACTTCCGTG GAATGGCGCCAATGCTGGGGAAGCGGCCGGGGATGTTCGACGGAGGCTGCGGCGACGAGGTgacgggcggtggcggcggcgggggcgcgaACGAGGACGAGATGTCGGACGACGGGTCGCAGCTGGGCGGGGAGAAGAAGCGGCGGCTGAACGTGGAGCAGGTGCGGACCCTGGAGAAGAACTTCGAGCTTGCGAACAAGCTTGAGCCGGAGCGCAAGATCCAGCTTGCCCGCGCGCTGGGGCTGCAGCCCCGGCAGGTGGCGATCTGGTTCCAGAACCGGCGCGCGAGGTGGAAGACAAAGCAGCTGGAGAAGGACTACGAcgtgctgaagcgccagttcgaTGCCGTCAAGGCCGAGAACGACGCGCTCCTCTCCCACAACAAGAAGCTCCAGGCCGAG ATAATGGGACTGAAGGGCTGCAGGGAGGCGGTGTCAGCCGAGCTGATCAACCTGAACAAGGAGACGGAGGCGTCCTGCAGCAACCGCAGCGAGAACAGCTCCGAGATCAACCTCGACATCTCGCGCACGCCGCCGTCCGACGGCCCCATGGACGCGCCgccgtcgcaccagcagcaggccGGCAATGGTGGCGGTGGCATGATCCCCTTCTACCCCTCCGTCTCACGCGCTGGGGTCGACATCGACCAGCTCCTGCACGCCTCCTCCGTCCCCAAGATGGAGCACCACCCCGACACGGCCAGCTTCGGCAACCTGCTCTGCGGCGTCGACGAGCCGCCGCCCTTCTGGCCGTGGGCGGATCACCAGCACTTCAACTGA